In one window of Kitasatospora sp. MMS16-BH015 DNA:
- a CDS encoding PKD domain-containing protein, giving the protein MRLRRLACLAAVGSLALTVQLPGPAVAEATTIYVNNDSAAHCSDSGAGTQSQPYCTLQSAADAVQPGQTVQVAPGGYSGYGLRISHSGTPDKPIVFQGSTLSPGSSDLARIDADRLTLDGVQDVRIAGFQISAYLGVVVNGTTRVTLDRNDLTVSTVEVGGTAKTTTISRNRSSVNTDSYAVTVDAGATGTVVSTNALVNQTGGGLQVTDAPGTVVTGNTVNTGCAVAVGLFGASANSVVENNVLAADGNQRQSQPSCATLSTELAVSTASAPGTKADYNLTFPPKGEPSYLWAGRAYATAGAFAQGVPGQAAHELTADPLAQQWVNTPSEGSPVIDSADAAAPGEVDTDVLGYHRVNDPLVADTGTGNGSHDRGAYEVTPADQRLGLQATPNAVPAGETSSLSIAGGALKGWGSQVSYHYVFGDGGSTDTSEESASHTYATIGNYTASVSLRMSNGDSSGEGDTSVYVTQLRPLNPYLSVTPGDHGLVYSAQAGGDTPWTVTDAAIDFGDGTPGCQHWCDHAFHQEGDYTVTARIRDAGGRSGTVQQQLHVSYQPAAYRPLTPTRVLDTRLDHTTLHAGGTLSLQLPGIYTGPGQAPKMPPTYTAEAAVLNVTAVSRTASGYLTVYPGKTDRPTTSNVNFTTGQAVPNLVTVPIGADGTVQVYNAFGDTDVVVDLEGLYTPHLELGKRFTAEAPARLLDTRPSDSLGPGGETSIPIRGRNGVPSDATAVVLNVTATQPDAAGYFTVYPSGGTRPGTSNLNFTVGQTVANQVIVPIGGDGSVRLYNFTGHAHAVVDLFGYYGPGGESLLQPTTPRRLLDTRIAATRRSLALGPGATTTVATGAPAGSTGAVLNVTATAPTTPGYLTVWAAGQPRPGTSNLNFLAGQTVPNHVTTPLDSSGAFEIYNFNGSTQVVADLFGYFLK; this is encoded by the coding sequence GTGCGTCTCAGACGGTTAGCCTGCCTCGCCGCGGTCGGGAGCCTCGCGCTCACCGTCCAACTGCCGGGCCCGGCGGTGGCGGAGGCCACCACGATCTACGTGAACAACGACAGCGCCGCCCACTGCAGCGACTCCGGGGCCGGCACCCAGAGCCAGCCGTACTGCACCCTCCAGTCCGCCGCCGACGCGGTCCAGCCGGGCCAGACCGTCCAGGTGGCGCCCGGGGGCTACAGCGGGTACGGCCTCCGGATCAGCCATTCGGGTACGCCGGACAAGCCGATCGTCTTCCAGGGCAGCACGCTGAGCCCGGGGTCCTCCGACCTGGCTCGCATCGACGCGGACCGCTTGACGCTCGACGGCGTGCAGGACGTGCGGATCGCCGGATTCCAGATCTCGGCCTACCTCGGCGTGGTGGTGAACGGCACCACCCGCGTCACCCTGGACCGCAACGACCTCACCGTCTCGACCGTCGAGGTCGGCGGCACGGCCAAGACCACCACGATCAGCCGGAACCGTAGCTCGGTCAACACCGACTCCTACGCGGTGACGGTGGACGCGGGTGCCACCGGGACGGTGGTGAGCACCAACGCGCTCGTCAACCAGACCGGCGGTGGGCTGCAGGTCACCGATGCGCCCGGCACCGTGGTGACCGGCAACACCGTCAACACCGGGTGCGCGGTGGCCGTCGGCCTCTTCGGCGCCTCCGCGAACTCCGTGGTGGAGAACAACGTCCTCGCCGCGGACGGCAACCAGCGGCAGAGCCAGCCCAGCTGCGCCACCCTCTCCACCGAGTTGGCGGTCTCGACGGCCTCGGCCCCAGGGACCAAGGCCGACTACAACCTCACGTTCCCGCCGAAGGGTGAACCGTCCTACCTCTGGGCCGGCCGGGCCTACGCCACCGCCGGGGCGTTCGCCCAAGGCGTGCCGGGCCAGGCCGCCCACGAGCTGACGGCCGACCCGCTGGCCCAGCAGTGGGTCAACACGCCCTCGGAGGGCTCGCCGGTGATCGACTCGGCGGATGCCGCCGCGCCGGGCGAGGTGGACACCGACGTCCTGGGCTACCACCGGGTGAACGATCCGCTGGTGGCCGACACCGGGACCGGCAACGGCAGTCACGACCGTGGCGCCTACGAGGTCACCCCGGCCGATCAGCGCCTCGGCCTCCAGGCGACGCCCAACGCGGTGCCGGCCGGCGAGACGTCCAGCCTGTCGATCGCCGGTGGAGCGCTCAAGGGCTGGGGCAGCCAGGTGAGTTACCACTACGTGTTCGGCGACGGCGGCTCGACGGACACCTCCGAGGAGTCGGCGTCGCACACCTACGCCACCATCGGCAACTACACGGCCTCGGTCAGTCTCAGGATGTCCAACGGCGATTCCAGCGGCGAGGGCGACACCTCGGTGTACGTCACCCAGCTCCGTCCGCTGAACCCCTACCTCAGCGTCACCCCGGGCGACCACGGGCTCGTCTACTCGGCGCAGGCAGGCGGGGACACGCCGTGGACGGTCACGGACGCCGCGATCGACTTCGGAGACGGCACCCCGGGCTGCCAGCACTGGTGCGACCACGCCTTCCACCAGGAGGGCGACTACACCGTGACGGCGAGGATCCGCGACGCGGGCGGCCGCTCCGGCACCGTGCAGCAGCAACTGCACGTCAGCTACCAGCCGGCGGCGTACCGGCCGCTGACGCCCACCCGCGTGCTGGACACCCGGCTGGACCACACCACCCTGCACGCCGGCGGCACCCTCAGCCTCCAGCTGCCGGGCATCTACACCGGGCCGGGTCAGGCTCCGAAGATGCCGCCCACCTACACGGCCGAGGCGGCGGTGCTCAACGTGACCGCGGTCTCGAGGACCGCTTCGGGCTATCTCACGGTCTACCCGGGCAAGACCGACCGGCCGACCACCTCGAACGTCAACTTCACGACGGGGCAGGCCGTGCCGAACCTGGTGACGGTCCCGATCGGGGCCGACGGCACCGTCCAGGTGTACAACGCCTTCGGCGACACCGACGTGGTGGTGGACCTGGAAGGGCTCTACACCCCGCACCTCGAACTCGGCAAGCGGTTCACCGCCGAGGCGCCCGCCCGTCTGCTCGACACGCGGCCGTCCGACTCCCTCGGCCCCGGTGGGGAGACCTCGATCCCGATCCGGGGGCGCAACGGCGTGCCGAGCGACGCCACGGCCGTGGTGCTCAACGTGACCGCCACCCAGCCGGACGCCGCCGGGTACTTCACCGTCTACCCCTCCGGGGGCACCCGGCCCGGTACCTCCAACCTCAACTTCACGGTCGGGCAGACCGTGGCCAACCAGGTGATCGTGCCGATCGGTGGCGACGGCAGCGTCCGGCTCTACAACTTCACCGGCCACGCCCACGCGGTGGTCGACCTGTTCGGCTACTACGGCCCGGGCGGTGAATCGCTGCTCCAGCCCACCACCCCGCGCCGACTGCTCGACACCCGCATAGCCGCCACCCGTCGGAGCCTGGCCCTCGGCCCCGGCGCCACCACCACCGTGGCCACCGGCGCCCCGGCCGGCAGCACCGGTGCCGTCCTGAACGTCACCGCCACCGCCCCGACCACCCCCGGCTACCTGACCGTCTGGGCGGCCGGCCAGCCCCGCCCCGGGACCAGCAACCTCAACTTCCTGGCCGGCCAGACCGTCCCGAACCACGTCACCACCCCGCTCGACAGCAGCGGCGCCTTCGAGATCTACAACTTCAACGGCAGCACCCAGGTGGTAGCCGACCTCTTCGGCTACTTCCTGAAGTAA
- the pip gene encoding prolyl aminopeptidase — MAEYPPTYPYDSGYLETGDGNRVYYEQLGNPEGQPALSVHGGPGSGGSRGPMRVWDPAYYRLIRFDQRNCGRSTPHASDPAADMSLNTTQHLIDDMERLREHLGVERWVLAGGSWGTTLILAYAQQHPERVSAILVQALMLTRPSELYWLYEGAGRFQPEAWDRFREGVPEAERDGDLLKAYARLMEHPDRAVRVKAAADWLAWEDAVISNEPNGKPGVYSDREVDDRIAFVRICAHIFSNGAWLEPDQLLRDAHKLAGIPAVLSHGRHDLGCPVQNAWELAKRWPDARLNIVEDSGHVGSEAMRRITADAVEEFKHRLG; from the coding sequence ATGGCTGAATATCCTCCGACGTACCCCTACGACAGTGGCTACCTCGAGACCGGCGACGGCAACCGGGTCTACTACGAGCAGTTGGGCAACCCCGAGGGGCAGCCGGCCCTGAGTGTGCACGGCGGGCCGGGCAGCGGGGGCTCGCGGGGGCCGATGCGGGTCTGGGATCCGGCGTACTACCGGCTGATCCGGTTCGACCAGCGCAACTGCGGGCGGAGCACGCCGCACGCGAGCGATCCGGCGGCCGACATGAGCCTCAACACCACGCAGCACCTGATCGACGACATGGAGCGGCTGCGCGAGCACCTGGGGGTGGAGCGCTGGGTGCTGGCCGGCGGGTCCTGGGGGACGACGCTGATCCTGGCCTACGCGCAGCAGCACCCGGAGCGGGTGTCGGCGATCCTGGTCCAGGCGCTGATGCTGACCAGGCCCTCTGAGCTGTACTGGCTGTACGAAGGCGCCGGGCGGTTCCAGCCGGAGGCCTGGGACCGGTTCCGGGAGGGGGTGCCGGAGGCCGAGCGGGACGGCGACCTGCTGAAGGCGTACGCGCGGCTGATGGAGCACCCGGACCGGGCGGTGCGGGTGAAGGCGGCGGCCGACTGGCTGGCCTGGGAGGACGCCGTCATCTCGAACGAGCCGAACGGCAAGCCCGGGGTGTACAGCGACCGGGAGGTGGACGACCGGATCGCCTTCGTCCGGATCTGCGCCCACATCTTCAGCAACGGCGCCTGGCTGGAGCCGGACCAACTCCTGCGCGATGCCCACAAGCTGGCCGGGATCCCGGCGGTGCTGAGCCACGGTCGGCACGACCTGGGCTGCCCGGTGCAGAACGCCTGGGAGCTGGCCAAGCGCTGGCCGGACGCCCGGCTCAACATCGTCGAGGACTCCGGGCACGTCGGCAGCGAGGCCATGCGGCGGATCACTGCCGACGCGGTCGAGGAGTTCAAGCACCGGTTGGGCTGA